A DNA window from Castanea sativa cultivar Marrone di Chiusa Pesio chromosome 7, ASM4071231v1 contains the following coding sequences:
- the LOC142644770 gene encoding pathogenesis-related thaumatin-like protein 3.5, whose translation MMASRCSVLLTIVFIFTVIASVTGISSSTRTFTIVNSCKETIWPGITRSENISGGEFKLKPGQSTVYTASSGWGGRIWARTSCKFNKNGNGTCQTGSCGSTLNCTGPSSPPTSIAEFNLGEIDYYDISLVDGFNLPVIVKAFNGTGNCSTAGCDGDLRQNCPPDLTLKANGKVIACRSACDVYKSDEYCCRGMHGNPDSCSPSNYSKTFKQVCPAAYSYAYDDPTSLITCSGANYVVAFCASRNQTVCSFHDNQLFCNQSKGLKVVPHRWWVAVLAIPLMLKLCVMF comes from the exons ATGATGGCTTCTCGTTGCAGTGTACTTCTGACAATTGTGTTCATCTTCACTGTCATTGCATCAG TGACTGGAATATCAAGCAGTACAAGAACTTTCACCATAGTAAATTCCTGCAAGGAGACAATATGGCCAGGAATAACACGTAGCGAGAACATCAGCGGTGGTGAATTTAAACTAAAACCGGGCCAATCTACTGTTTATACCGCTTCATCTGGGTGGGGTGGACGCATTTGGGCTCGAACCAGTtgcaaattcaacaaaaatGGCAATGGCACATGCCAAACCGGTAGCTGTGGCAGCACCCTCAATTGCACTGGCCCGAGTAGCCCTCCCACCTCCATCGCCGAGTTTAACCTTGGAGAAATCGATTATTATGATATTAGCCTTGTAGATGGTTTTAACTTGCCTGTGATCGTTAAAGCTTTTAATGGTACGGGCAATTGTAGCACTGCTGGCTGTGATGGAGATTTGAGGCAAAATTGCCCACCAGATCTTACCCTTAAGGCCAATGGGAAGGTCATAGCTTGCCGAAGTGCATGTGATGTGTACAAGTCTGATGAGTATTGTTGTAGAGGAATGCATGGAAATCCTGACTCATGTTCACCTTCAAACTATTCCAAGACTTTCAAGCAAGTATGCCCAGCTGCATACAGCTACGCATATGATGATCCTACGAGTCTCATAACTTGCTCTGGAGCAAACTACGTTGTAGCCTTCTGTGCATCAAG GAATCAAACGGTATGCTCTTTTCATGATAATCAACTTTTCTGTAATCAATCAAAGGGCTTAAAAGTAGTCCCTCACAGATGGTGGGTTGCGGTGCTTGCTATACCTTTGATGTTAAAATTATGCGTCATGTTCTAG